Proteins found in one Gigantopelta aegis isolate Gae_Host chromosome 12, Gae_host_genome, whole genome shotgun sequence genomic segment:
- the LOC121386084 gene encoding LOW QUALITY PROTEIN: ATP-dependent DNA helicase PIF1-like (The sequence of the model RefSeq protein was modified relative to this genomic sequence to represent the inferred CDS: deleted 2 bases in 1 codon) has translation MEADQRLAYKIIENGHNVVVLGQTGTGKSVLVKETQRRLIAKVCVGDFYQLPPAPNDMYSDPERHCFESQVWMNVIKHKIQLNTVLRQDEFHLINAINELEKGIPSPATNAFMKNLSRPLHDLPPSINPTVLYGTNFEVDWHNASELAKLPGDIVMYKSKLKNIPAKSNLCLTKTFVNGMQGIVKQLDADGPTIQFDSGILKVEKTTFSLFSPKENVIKAERYQYPIAFAFALTIHKAQGLTLQHLIVNCNNIFQPGQLGVAVGRAVNTAGLQNLHNTDDRVPFPDQQNSKVTNALVPKQVITEEQRRMKRHFRCTKQVESGYPPVITTSDADTVSETKYPDSLSEICRKQNMTFGLTNISDLAFEFFLAVERKRIPMYSMCQVQKYKGNLLQHIHDNLNSDKQLLEQHIPMIIPTSMILCLK, from the exons ATGGAAGCAG ATCAACGTttagcttacaaaattattgaaaatggtCACAATGTAGTAGTTTTAGGACAGACTGGAACTGGAAAATCTGTGTTAGTTAAAGAAACACAGAGAAGACTGATTGCTAAAG TTTGTGTGGGTGACTTTTATCAATTGCCACCAGCACCAAATGACATGTATTCTGATCCAGAAAGACATTGCTTTGAGTCACAAGTGTGGATGAATGTtattaaacacaaaatacaactgAATACTGTATTGAGACAAGATGAGTTCCATCTAATTAATGCCATTAATGAGTTGGAGAAAGGTATTCCATCTCCTGCAACAAATGCTTTCATGAAAAATCTTTCACGGCCTCTACATGATTTACCACCGTCAATCAACCCTACAGTTCTGTATGGAACAAACTTTGAGGTAGACTGGCACAATGCATCCGAACTGGCAAAACTTCCTGGAGACATTGTAATGTACAAATccaaactgaaaaatatacctgCCAAAAGCAACTTATGCCTGA CTAAAACTTTTGTTAATGGAATGCAAGGCATAGTAAAACAACTAGATGCAGACGGACCCACCATACAATTTGATAGTGGTATTTTAAAAGTTGAGAAAACTACTTTTTCTTTATTCAGTccaaaagaaaatgttattaaagCTGAACGATATCAGTATCCTATTGCATTTGCCTTTGCACTGACTATTCACAAGGCTCAGGGCTTGACATTGCAACATTTAATTGTTAATTGCAACAACATATTTCAACCTGGACAACTCGGTGTGGCTGTTGGACGGGCAGTAAATACAGCTGGACTACAA AATTTGCACAACACAGATGACAGAGTTCCATTCCCTGACCAGCAAAATTCGAAAGTGACGAATGCTTTAGTGCCGAAACAAGTAATCACTGAAGAACAAAGAAGAATGAA GCGTCATTTTAGATGTACAAAACAAGTTGAAAGTGGATATCCTCCAGTCATAACAACATCAGATGCTGATACAGTATCTGAAACAAAATACCCAGACAGTTTATCAGAGATTTGTAGGAAACAAAATATGACCTTTGGTCTCACCAATATATCCGATTTAGCATTTGAATTTTTCTTAGCTGTAGAAAGAAAGAGAATTCCTATGTACAGTATGTGTCAAGTACAAAAGTACAAAGGTAACCTTTTGCAACATATACATGACAATCTGAATTCAGACAAACAATTGCTAGAACAGCATATTCCAATGATCATTCCAACATCGATGATATTGTGTTTGAAGTAG